A window from Vulcanimicrobium alpinum encodes these proteins:
- the rpsT gene encoding 30S ribosomal protein S20, translated as MPNIKAAVKWVRQSEKRTVRNLDTKTRLKTLFKKAKAAKDAAVTSSVEAQFDKAASKGIIHPNKAARKKSRLARALAK; from the coding sequence GTGCCCAATATCAAAGCCGCCGTCAAATGGGTGCGCCAGAGCGAAAAGCGCACGGTGCGGAATCTCGACACGAAAACCCGCCTGAAGACCCTGTTCAAGAAGGCGAAGGCGGCGAAAGACGCCGCGGTGACATCGTCGGTCGAAGCCCAGTTCGACAAAGCGGCATCGAAGGGGATCATCCACCCCAACAAGGCGGCGCGCAAGAAGTCGCGTCTCGCCAGAGCGCTCGCGAAGTAA
- the thrC gene encoding threonine synthase: MPARTVLRCSACDRIADDSGALACAACGELLAFVIESAAFDPAAIDATARARRASLEAHDRSGVWRFRELLPDVALDAITTMREGDVPLFDAPHGAAYAGVDRLAYLHLGANPTASFKDAGMTVAISHARERGARVAVCASTGNTAASMAAYAARAGITAVVIAPVDGISASKVAQTLDYGAHVVAVVGDFDDALRAVRALDPAVAAVVNSVNPYRIEGQKTAALVLLEQRAWRAPDWVILPGGNLGNTSALGKGFREAQTIGLTARTPHLGVVQAAGAAPFARAWRDGADLVPVRAQTDATAIRIGAPASWKKARAEVRASGGTVLDVEDAAIADARAVIGRDGVGCEPASAASLAGLRRLVAEGAVAADADIVCVLTGHVLKDTAYATRYHESGARYANTIVRGTEIATYLHALIGAPA, translated from the coding sequence ATGCCCGCCCGCACCGTCTTGCGCTGCAGCGCCTGCGACCGGATCGCCGACGATTCCGGCGCGCTCGCGTGCGCCGCATGCGGCGAGCTCCTCGCCTTCGTCATCGAGTCGGCCGCGTTCGATCCGGCGGCGATCGACGCGACCGCGCGCGCGCGCCGCGCCTCGCTCGAGGCGCACGACCGCAGCGGCGTGTGGCGCTTTCGGGAACTGCTCCCCGACGTCGCGCTCGATGCGATCACCACGATGCGCGAGGGCGACGTCCCGCTCTTCGACGCGCCGCACGGCGCGGCGTACGCCGGGGTCGATCGTCTCGCGTACCTGCATCTCGGAGCGAACCCGACGGCGTCGTTCAAGGACGCAGGGATGACGGTTGCAATCTCGCACGCGCGGGAGCGCGGCGCGCGCGTCGCGGTCTGCGCGAGCACGGGGAACACGGCGGCGTCGATGGCGGCGTATGCGGCGCGCGCCGGGATCACGGCCGTCGTGATCGCACCGGTCGACGGGATCAGCGCGTCGAAGGTCGCGCAGACTCTCGACTACGGCGCGCACGTCGTCGCGGTCGTCGGCGATTTCGACGACGCGCTGCGCGCGGTGCGTGCGCTCGATCCCGCCGTCGCTGCGGTGGTCAACAGCGTGAACCCGTACCGCATCGAAGGGCAGAAGACGGCCGCGCTGGTGCTGCTCGAACAGCGCGCGTGGCGCGCGCCGGACTGGGTGATTCTGCCGGGCGGCAATCTCGGCAACACCAGCGCCCTCGGCAAGGGATTCCGGGAAGCGCAGACGATCGGGCTCACCGCGCGCACGCCGCATCTCGGCGTCGTGCAGGCCGCGGGTGCCGCACCGTTCGCGCGCGCGTGGCGCGACGGCGCCGATCTGGTTCCGGTACGCGCGCAGACCGACGCCACCGCGATTCGCATCGGCGCGCCGGCATCGTGGAAGAAGGCGCGGGCCGAGGTGCGGGCATCGGGTGGGACGGTGCTCGACGTCGAGGATGCGGCGATCGCCGACGCGCGCGCGGTGATCGGTCGCGACGGCGTCGGCTGCGAGCCGGCATCGGCGGCGTCGCTCGCGGGATTGCGGCGGCTCGTCGCCGAGGGCGCCGTCGCGGCTGATGCGGATATCGTCTGCGTCCTCACCGGCCACGTTCTCAAAGACACGGCGTACGCAACGCGCTATCACGAATCCGGCGCGCGCTATGCCAACACGATCGTCCGCGGGACCGAGATCGCGACGTACCTGCACGCGCTGATCGGCGCGCCGGCATAA
- the thrB gene encoding homoserine kinase — MRAFRISAPASSANLGAGFDAVGIAIEIRITAEVRERAPGLANRWTYRGAHAPTHDGLRTCIEAGIAALAPSAPPLDVDLDNAIPLGAGLGSSAAAYAIGVAIGAQFAPATIEDDVQARAVAALEGHPDNALAAWYGGAVVAATGDDGLTSIRFPPPDVRAAVVVPSIVLPTAEARALLPQTYARADVVHNIQRAALLGAALAAGRIDLLRAAVRDTLHQPYRAAAIPGLREALALEDPALAAVALSGAGPSVLALVFGDPRPVAARIAACFERAGVASTVLTPALAASGVSMTLAEPATGSA; from the coding sequence GTGCGCGCGTTTCGCATCAGCGCGCCGGCATCGAGCGCAAACCTCGGCGCGGGATTCGACGCCGTCGGGATCGCGATCGAGATTCGCATTACCGCCGAGGTGCGCGAACGCGCGCCGGGACTTGCAAACCGTTGGACGTACCGCGGCGCGCACGCCCCGACGCACGACGGGCTGCGAACGTGCATCGAAGCGGGGATCGCGGCGCTCGCGCCTTCTGCGCCGCCGCTCGACGTCGATCTGGACAATGCGATCCCGCTCGGTGCGGGCTTGGGGAGCAGCGCCGCCGCGTATGCGATCGGCGTCGCGATCGGGGCGCAGTTCGCGCCCGCGACGATCGAAGACGACGTGCAGGCGCGCGCCGTCGCGGCCCTCGAGGGGCATCCGGACAACGCCCTCGCGGCGTGGTACGGCGGTGCGGTCGTCGCCGCCACGGGCGACGACGGGCTGACTTCGATCCGCTTTCCGCCGCCCGACGTTCGAGCGGCCGTCGTCGTGCCGTCGATCGTCCTGCCGACCGCCGAGGCGCGCGCGCTCCTGCCGCAGACCTATGCGCGGGCCGACGTCGTGCACAATATTCAGCGCGCGGCGCTGCTCGGGGCGGCGCTCGCCGCCGGCCGGATCGACCTGCTTCGGGCGGCGGTACGGGACACGCTGCACCAGCCCTATCGCGCCGCTGCGATCCCAGGTCTGCGCGAAGCGTTGGCGCTCGAGGATCCAGCGTTGGCCGCCGTAGCGCTCTCGGGCGCGGGACCGTCAGTGCTGGCCCTGGTCTTCGGCGATCCTCGCCCGGTCGCTGCGCGGATCGCGGCGTGCTTCGAGCGGGCGGGGGTCGCGAGCACGGTGCTCACGCCGGCGCTGGCGGCGAGCGGCGTCTCGATGACGCTGGCGGAGCCTGCCACGGGGAGCGCATGA
- a CDS encoding CdaR family protein: MLTLLKNNFGLKVLSVCLALAAWGYFHLAAAPGTIARFDQSLLVPIVVTGLRPGYQANYPLKNATVVIEAPRNGPEIKPEQFRAVLDVTDLELGEHSVPVKIVSPDVPVKQVQPGTVSVTIDRLDQRTVPVSFDYVGERRNVVVDAPAVSPATTTLRGVASELNRVAGVRVEIPIPAKPQQFDAMIRPTPTDARGAEITGVQVSPNLVRVRANFVAPSAAHPATPH; the protein is encoded by the coding sequence GTGCTCACTCTCCTCAAGAACAATTTCGGACTTAAGGTGCTCTCGGTCTGCCTCGCGCTCGCGGCGTGGGGCTATTTTCATCTGGCCGCCGCACCCGGAACGATCGCGCGCTTCGACCAGAGCCTGCTCGTGCCGATCGTCGTGACCGGCCTGCGGCCCGGATATCAGGCGAATTATCCGCTGAAGAACGCGACGGTCGTGATCGAAGCGCCGCGCAACGGACCCGAGATCAAGCCCGAACAGTTCCGCGCCGTCCTCGACGTGACCGATCTGGAGCTGGGCGAGCACAGCGTTCCGGTGAAGATCGTCTCGCCCGACGTTCCGGTGAAACAAGTCCAGCCGGGGACCGTCTCGGTGACGATCGACCGGCTCGATCAGCGCACCGTTCCGGTCTCGTTCGACTACGTCGGCGAACGGCGCAACGTCGTAGTCGACGCGCCGGCCGTTTCGCCCGCGACCACGACGCTGCGCGGCGTCGCAAGCGAACTCAACCGCGTCGCGGGGGTGCGGGTCGAGATTCCGATCCCGGCCAAGCCGCAGCAGTTCGACGCGATGATCCGTCCGACGCCGACGGACGCGCGCGGCGCGGAGATCACCGGCGTGCAAGTTTCGCCGAACCTCGTGCGCGTCCGCGCGAACTTCGTCGCCCCCAGCGCCGCGCATCCCGCGACGCCGCACTAG
- a CDS encoding (Fe-S)-binding protein has product MIEPDVHRGFVAPDVPPSEVFDRCVRCGLCLPTCPTYVETLVETSGPRGRIALIKAVAEERLDLTSPGFVHQMSECLDCRACEAVCPSGVEYGRILEPARTQVTRALAPARSWYARLGRALLIGTMFEHLGVMRAAARLLKFYQRSGLRALVLRSGVLRALGLQDVEALAPRVSDRFFIPRDQRFSAPGTSRATALLHAGCVMHVAFAAWNEATVRVLNAAGVTVVVPSAQGCCGAITIHAGEMERGRGLAMRNIAAFEQSGADVYVINAAGCGSALKEYANLFHDDPAWAERARAFSAKVRDVTEYLDEIGIAPEKFGPVPGVVTYQDACHLAHAQRITAPPRRLLALVPGLELRAMPESSLCCGSAGIYNVTQPEMSQRLQRRKVDRIIETAPQTVATANPGCALQMRNGLDRAGASHIAIKHVVEILDESLRAGAAG; this is encoded by the coding sequence GTGATCGAACCCGACGTGCACCGCGGCTTCGTTGCCCCCGACGTTCCGCCGTCGGAGGTCTTCGACCGCTGCGTGCGCTGCGGGCTGTGCCTCCCCACCTGTCCGACTTATGTCGAAACCCTGGTCGAAACGTCGGGGCCGCGCGGGCGCATCGCGCTCATCAAAGCGGTCGCCGAGGAGCGGCTCGACCTCACCAGCCCGGGCTTCGTCCATCAGATGTCGGAGTGTCTGGACTGCCGTGCCTGCGAGGCCGTGTGCCCGTCGGGTGTCGAGTACGGGCGGATTCTCGAGCCGGCGCGCACGCAGGTGACGCGCGCGCTGGCCCCGGCACGCTCCTGGTACGCACGCCTCGGGCGCGCGCTCTTGATCGGCACGATGTTCGAACATCTGGGCGTGATGCGCGCCGCGGCGCGGCTGCTGAAGTTCTACCAGCGCAGCGGATTGCGCGCTCTCGTCCTGCGCAGCGGCGTGCTGCGCGCGCTCGGACTGCAGGACGTCGAGGCGCTCGCGCCGCGCGTCTCCGACCGGTTCTTCATCCCGCGCGATCAGCGCTTTTCCGCGCCAGGAACGTCGCGCGCGACCGCGCTGCTGCACGCGGGCTGCGTCATGCACGTCGCGTTCGCCGCCTGGAACGAAGCGACGGTGCGCGTACTGAACGCCGCAGGCGTCACCGTCGTCGTTCCGTCAGCGCAGGGCTGCTGCGGCGCGATCACGATTCACGCCGGCGAAATGGAACGCGGCCGCGGCCTCGCCATGCGCAACATTGCCGCGTTCGAACAGAGCGGTGCCGACGTCTACGTGATCAACGCGGCAGGCTGCGGTTCGGCGCTCAAAGAGTACGCAAACCTCTTTCACGACGATCCGGCGTGGGCCGAACGCGCGCGCGCCTTCTCCGCCAAGGTGCGCGACGTGACCGAGTATCTCGACGAGATCGGGATCGCGCCGGAGAAGTTCGGGCCCGTCCCGGGCGTCGTCACGTACCAAGACGCGTGTCATCTCGCGCACGCGCAGCGCATCACCGCGCCGCCGCGCCGCTTGCTGGCGCTCGTTCCGGGGCTCGAACTCCGCGCGATGCCCGAGTCGTCGCTGTGCTGCGGCTCGGCCGGCATCTACAACGTGACGCAGCCCGAGATGTCGCAGCGCCTGCAGCGGCGCAAGGTCGACCGCATCATCGAAACCGCGCCCCAGACGGTCGCCACCGCGAACCCGGGCTGCGCGCTCCAGATGCGCAACGGCCTCGATCGAGCGGGCGCGTCGCACATCGCGATCAAGCACGTCGTCGAGATCCTCGACGAGAGCTTGCGCGCCGGCGCGGCGGGCTGA
- a CDS encoding C40 family peptidase → MLHRSILTGLFVCILAAGAPAIASADTTTSDTGVAAPTAGADLAMWNAPAEEAAPAPVAPRSLGNVLHVQKFASGIAARGAAMASSLTRNALRFLGVPYSFGGTTPRAFDCSGYTQHVFAMMGLHLPRTADAQFYAAHRFRGTPKPGDLVFFQTYEVGPSHVGISLGGDRFVHASSSHGVTVSSLHDSYWSARYLGAKRVVE, encoded by the coding sequence TTGCTGCATCGTTCCATCCTCACCGGGTTGTTCGTTTGCATCCTCGCCGCCGGAGCGCCGGCGATCGCGAGCGCCGATACGACGACGAGCGATACGGGCGTCGCGGCGCCCACGGCCGGCGCCGACCTCGCGATGTGGAATGCCCCCGCCGAAGAGGCCGCGCCGGCACCCGTCGCCCCCCGGTCGCTCGGCAACGTCCTGCACGTGCAGAAATTCGCCAGCGGCATCGCGGCTCGCGGCGCTGCGATGGCGTCGAGCCTGACCCGCAACGCCTTGCGGTTTCTGGGCGTCCCGTACTCGTTCGGCGGCACCACGCCGCGGGCGTTCGACTGCTCCGGATACACGCAGCACGTGTTCGCCATGATGGGCCTGCATCTGCCGCGCACGGCCGACGCGCAGTTCTACGCCGCGCACCGCTTCCGCGGCACGCCGAAGCCCGGGGATCTGGTTTTCTTTCAGACCTACGAAGTGGGACCGTCGCACGTCGGGATCTCGCTGGGCGGCGACCGGTTCGTCCACGCGTCGTCCAGCCACGGCGTGACCGTCTCGAGCCTGCACGACTCGTACTGGTCGGCGCGGTACCTCGGAGCGAAACGCGTCGTCGAATAA
- a CDS encoding STAS domain-containing protein, with protein sequence MAGVQGMNVNGQASEHHHEDISIRVHVADGLHVFELAGSLDIATSPSVRAALTDASERGDHRLIVDLTKVEFLDSTGLGALIGGQRRAKEFGGEVRLVAKEGQILRLLRITGLLKVFAVYPRLDDAVSDGERVGDL encoded by the coding sequence ATGGCGGGAGTACAGGGGATGAACGTCAACGGACAAGCATCGGAGCATCACCACGAAGACATCTCGATCCGCGTGCACGTCGCGGACGGACTCCACGTCTTCGAACTGGCCGGCTCGCTCGACATCGCGACATCGCCGAGCGTGCGCGCCGCGCTCACCGATGCTTCGGAACGGGGCGATCATCGTCTGATCGTCGATCTTACCAAGGTGGAGTTCCTCGACTCGACCGGGCTGGGCGCGCTCATCGGCGGGCAGCGGCGCGCAAAGGAGTTCGGCGGCGAAGTTCGGCTCGTCGCGAAGGAGGGGCAGATTCTGCGCCTGCTGCGCATCACCGGCCTGCTCAAAGTGTTCGCGGTCTACCCGCGTTTGGACGACGCCGTCAGCGACGGCGAACGCGTCGGCGACCTCTAG
- a CDS encoding AIM24 family protein: MTCPSCQSNVPDGARFCPNCGAPAPQPVSVGTYTEPVAEGDNPKEPIVVGDTTVRVEGELVPVVDVELGPRNSVYFEHHILLWKQPQVRLGFMNLQNAGKRFFAGLQIFISTAQGPGNIAFSREAPGQIVALRLRPGQAIDVREHQFLLATDTVAYDFYWQQGLANLFLSRTGLFIDRFTAQQGEGLLLLHGYGNVFEKTLAPGEQIDVEPGAWLWKDANVAMETVSVLQSGGAGGGLLGALGAFVGGASLIMNRFTGPGRVGLQSMTYHEPAAEGAQQAGGQSNIGGVLGSLFGNKQ, translated from the coding sequence ATGACGTGCCCGAGCTGCCAAAGCAACGTCCCCGACGGGGCTCGCTTCTGCCCCAACTGCGGCGCGCCGGCGCCCCAGCCCGTCTCGGTCGGAACCTACACCGAGCCGGTCGCCGAGGGTGACAACCCCAAGGAACCGATCGTCGTCGGCGACACCACCGTGCGCGTCGAGGGCGAGCTCGTACCGGTCGTCGACGTCGAACTCGGGCCGCGCAACAGCGTCTACTTCGAGCATCACATCCTGCTGTGGAAGCAGCCGCAGGTGCGGCTGGGCTTCATGAACCTGCAGAACGCGGGAAAGCGATTCTTCGCGGGCTTGCAGATCTTCATCTCGACCGCGCAAGGACCCGGCAACATCGCGTTCTCGCGCGAGGCGCCGGGACAAATCGTCGCGCTGCGGCTGCGTCCCGGCCAGGCGATCGACGTGCGCGAGCACCAGTTTCTGCTCGCGACCGATACGGTCGCGTACGATTTCTACTGGCAGCAGGGTCTGGCGAACCTCTTCCTCTCGCGTACCGGTCTCTTTATCGACCGCTTCACCGCGCAGCAGGGCGAAGGTCTTCTTCTGCTGCACGGCTACGGCAACGTGTTCGAGAAGACGCTCGCGCCCGGCGAGCAGATCGACGTCGAACCCGGCGCGTGGCTGTGGAAAGACGCCAACGTCGCGATGGAGACCGTCAGCGTCCTGCAGTCGGGCGGCGCCGGCGGCGGACTGCTCGGCGCACTCGGGGCGTTCGTCGGCGGCGCGTCGCTGATCATGAATCGCTTCACCGGCCCGGGGCGCGTCGGTCTGCAGTCGATGACCTATCACGAACCGGCGGCCGAAGGCGCGCAGCAGGCCGGCGGTCAGAGCAATATCGGCGGCGTGCTCGGATCGCTCTTCGGCAACAAGCAGTGA
- the cdaA gene encoding diadenylate cyclase CdaA → MNWPHLPVHVTLTDAIDIVATSILVYYLLLLIRGTRAVQIMLGLFALVVILAVSNLLHLLVLATVMQYLLLGTAVTLPIIFQPELRRGLEQLGRGRLFVRDRRAEDATVAEQIRVIAQAGFTLATMRTGALIVLEGQTGLREYVESGTMLDARLSLDLLLAIFNKTSPLHDGAVIVRDLIVEGAACFLPLSDNTIAVDRHVGTRHRAAVGLTEQTDAVIVVVSEETGLVSVARAGRLSVPIDDEERLRRVLAACVRPTRRSAKADGSPLAKLFARPLDQLRTRAHSPQEQFRT, encoded by the coding sequence GTGAACTGGCCGCATCTCCCGGTCCACGTCACGCTCACCGACGCGATCGACATCGTTGCGACGTCGATCCTGGTCTACTATCTCTTGCTCCTCATCCGCGGGACGCGGGCCGTGCAGATCATGCTCGGTCTGTTCGCGCTCGTCGTCATCCTCGCCGTCTCGAACCTGCTTCATCTGCTCGTCCTCGCTACCGTGATGCAGTACCTGCTCCTCGGGACGGCCGTCACGCTGCCGATCATCTTCCAGCCGGAACTGCGGCGCGGGCTCGAACAGCTCGGCCGCGGGCGGCTCTTCGTGCGCGACCGCCGCGCCGAGGACGCGACGGTCGCCGAGCAGATCCGGGTGATCGCGCAGGCGGGCTTCACGCTCGCGACGATGCGCACCGGCGCCTTGATCGTGCTCGAAGGACAGACCGGCCTGCGTGAATATGTGGAGAGCGGGACGATGCTCGACGCGCGCCTTTCGCTCGACTTGCTGCTCGCGATCTTCAACAAGACGTCGCCGCTCCACGACGGTGCTGTGATCGTGCGCGATCTTATCGTCGAAGGCGCGGCGTGCTTTCTGCCGCTCAGCGACAACACGATCGCCGTCGACCGTCACGTCGGGACGCGCCATCGGGCCGCCGTCGGCCTCACCGAGCAGACGGACGCCGTGATCGTCGTCGTCAGCGAAGAGACGGGGCTCGTTTCGGTCGCGCGCGCCGGCCGGCTCTCGGTGCCGATCGACGACGAGGAGCGGCTGCGCCGCGTGCTCGCGGCGTGCGTCCGTCCGACGCGGCGCAGTGCCAAGGCCGACGGCAGTCCGCTGGCCAAACTGTTCGCGCGCCCTCTCGATCAGCTCAGAACGCGTGCTCACTCTCCTCAAGAACAATTTCGGACTTAA
- the glmM gene encoding phosphoglucosamine mutase — translation MGTYFGTDGVRGVANGDLTPELAYAVGRAGAAVIAHAQPMDRPIVVGRDTRLSGPMLEGAIVAGITSTGRNVLQVGVVPTPGVAAITTRIEAAAGVMISASHNPIEDNGIKFFGADGFKLSDATESEIESLLADPSLPRPTGLDIGIASHARGLIDRYFSLLVEAGGDLSGLTIVVDAAFGAAHLVGPKIFARLGARVVAINDEDDGSRINVACGATDLRMLQGRVRDEIARTSGPVVGVAFDGDADRALFVDERGDILNGDRVMLILARDLAGRGELPANTVVGTVMSNMGFEKALEREGLRLVRAAVGDRYVLEAMRGGGYRFGGEQSGHVIDLQRGTTGDGPMTAVALFSIAARTRTPLRDLAAGMSVYPQVLVNVRVADKSVGDHPAVRDAIAAAERVLAGDGRILVRPSGTEPLVRVMVESTDEARTRDVAESVARTIRGLTPAV, via the coding sequence ATGGGTACGTATTTCGGAACCGACGGCGTCCGCGGCGTCGCCAACGGCGACCTCACGCCGGAACTCGCGTACGCCGTCGGGCGTGCCGGCGCCGCGGTGATCGCGCACGCGCAGCCGATGGACCGGCCGATCGTCGTCGGGCGCGACACGCGGCTCTCCGGGCCGATGCTCGAGGGCGCGATCGTCGCGGGGATCACGTCGACCGGGCGCAACGTCCTGCAAGTCGGGGTCGTCCCGACGCCGGGCGTCGCGGCGATCACGACGCGGATCGAGGCGGCGGCGGGCGTGATGATCTCCGCGTCGCACAATCCGATCGAAGACAACGGGATCAAGTTCTTCGGCGCCGACGGCTTCAAACTGTCGGACGCGACCGAGAGCGAGATCGAATCGCTGCTCGCCGATCCGTCGCTGCCGCGCCCGACCGGGCTCGACATCGGGATCGCATCGCACGCGCGCGGGCTGATCGACCGGTATTTCTCGCTGCTCGTCGAGGCCGGCGGCGATCTGAGCGGGCTCACGATCGTCGTCGATGCCGCGTTCGGTGCAGCGCATCTGGTCGGCCCGAAGATCTTCGCCCGGTTGGGCGCGCGCGTCGTCGCGATCAACGACGAAGACGACGGCAGCCGCATCAACGTCGCGTGCGGCGCCACCGACTTGCGGATGCTGCAGGGACGGGTGCGCGACGAGATCGCGCGCACCAGCGGTCCCGTCGTCGGCGTCGCGTTCGACGGCGATGCCGATCGCGCGCTGTTCGTCGACGAACGCGGCGACATCCTCAACGGCGACCGCGTGATGCTGATCCTCGCGCGCGATCTCGCCGGTCGCGGCGAGCTGCCCGCGAACACCGTCGTCGGCACGGTCATGTCGAACATGGGCTTCGAGAAGGCGCTCGAGCGTGAGGGGCTTCGGCTCGTGCGCGCCGCGGTCGGCGATCGGTACGTGCTCGAAGCGATGCGCGGCGGCGGCTATCGTTTCGGCGGCGAGCAGTCGGGGCACGTGATCGACCTGCAGCGCGGAACGACCGGCGACGGTCCGATGACGGCGGTCGCGCTGTTCTCGATTGCTGCGCGCACGCGCACCCCGCTGCGCGATCTCGCCGCCGGCATGTCGGTGTATCCGCAGGTGCTGGTCAACGTGCGCGTCGCCGACAAGAGCGTCGGCGACCATCCGGCGGTGCGCGACGCCATCGCGGCGGCGGAACGCGTCCTCGCCGGCGACGGACGGATTCTGGTGCGTCCGTCGGGGACCGAGCCGCTCGTCCGAGTAATGGTCGAAAGCACCGACGAGGCGCGCACCCGCGATGTGGCCGAGTCGGTCGCCCGAACGATTCGCGGCCTGACCCCGGCGGTCTAA
- the rsgA gene encoding ribosome small subunit-dependent GTPase A: MSEDGLRRARVIAVGRNAAWIVASDEDEPRPASLRKGARHAMLAPGDLVEAQTIDGERVVIDAVLPRSFTLVRRTGGGRVKTMAANVDTIAIVAALVDPPLHFTMIDGLLAFAAQHDVAPLLLLTKADLAGEGAADRVSGLYRAIGVPTIVLQPKTGRGIDDLRTQLAARRALLVGNSGVGKSSIFRALGGIGVVGDLSRFGRGRQTTSTARLFRLGDGFLIDSPGIGEFTLDPMPATELAWLFPEMREPARACRFANCRHLSEPDCAVRAAVETGTIAPSRYASYAEIAVEGAT; this comes from the coding sequence GTGAGCGAGGACGGACTCCGCCGGGCCCGCGTGATCGCGGTCGGCCGCAACGCCGCGTGGATCGTGGCATCGGACGAAGACGAACCCCGCCCGGCGTCGCTGCGCAAGGGCGCGCGCCACGCGATGCTCGCCCCCGGCGATCTCGTGGAAGCGCAGACGATCGATGGGGAGCGGGTCGTCATCGACGCCGTGCTGCCGCGCAGTTTCACCCTGGTGCGGCGCACCGGCGGCGGCCGCGTCAAAACGATGGCGGCGAACGTCGACACGATCGCGATCGTCGCGGCGCTGGTCGATCCGCCGCTGCACTTCACGATGATCGACGGGCTGCTGGCGTTCGCCGCCCAGCACGACGTCGCGCCGCTGCTTCTTCTCACCAAAGCCGACCTCGCCGGCGAGGGCGCGGCCGATCGGGTGAGCGGGCTGTACCGAGCGATCGGCGTCCCGACCATCGTGCTGCAGCCGAAAACGGGCCGCGGGATCGACGACCTCCGCACCCAATTGGCCGCCCGCCGCGCTCTTCTGGTCGGCAACTCCGGCGTCGGCAAATCGAGCATCTTCCGCGCGCTCGGCGGGATCGGTGTGGTGGGAGATCTCTCGCGCTTCGGGCGCGGGCGGCAGACCACGAGCACGGCCCGGCTCTTTCGGCTGGGCGACGGCTTTCTGATCGACAGCCCCGGGATCGGCGAGTTCACCCTCGACCCGATGCCGGCGACCGAGCTCGCCTGGCTGTTCCCTGAGATGCGCGAGCCGGCCCGGGCGTGCCGCTTCGCGAACTGCCGGCACCTCAGCGAGCCCGACTGCGCCGTCCGTGCGGCCGTGGAAACAGGGACGATCGCGCCGAGCCGCTATGCCTCCTACGCGGAGATCGCCGTCGAGGGGGCGACGTGA
- a CDS encoding nuclear transport factor 2 family protein, producing the protein MLDAFARGDLEEAAGCFSAEAEYREAGAEAVRGREGIAAHFARYAAAGPAWRFEVDEVVRDGDRACVVYRFLVAGGAGEPWRERAGCATVHLDRDGLIAAWREYRG; encoded by the coding sequence GTGCTCGACGCCTTCGCGCGCGGGGATCTCGAGGAGGCAGCCGGGTGTTTCTCGGCGGAGGCTGAGTACCGTGAAGCCGGGGCGGAGGCGGTTCGCGGACGCGAAGGGATCGCCGCGCACTTCGCACGCTACGCAGCCGCCGGACCGGCGTGGCGGTTCGAGGTCGACGAGGTGGTGCGCGACGGCGACCGTGCGTGCGTCGTGTACCGGTTCTTGGTCGCCGGAGGCGCAGGCGAGCCGTGGCGCGAACGCGCGGGTTGCGCCACGGTGCATCTCGATCGGGACGGTCTGATCGCTGCATGGCGGGAGTACAGGGGATGA